Part of the Candidatus Falkowbacteria bacterium genome is shown below.
CCGCCGGACACAGACATAATATCAAGCGTTCCGTCAGTTAAAGTTGCTTCGATAATACCTGGTTTTAGTAAAGCCACTAATGGAATGTGTAATGGCAAGATTGTAATTTCTCCATCAACTGTCGGAATAGAAACTTGAGTTACTTCAGCCTTAAGCACGACTCGTTCTGGCGAGGCGATTTCAAATCTAAATTGGCGTGAAGTATCTGACATAGTTTTTATTTATCTGTTCCGACTTCTTCAACGACTCCTCTCATATAGAAATCATTTTCAGTCTTATCATCATGTTGACCATCTAAAATTTCAGCAAAGCCGCGAACAGTATCGGCTAATGAAACATATTTACCAGGTCGCCCTGTAAAGGTTTCGGCCACAGAAAATGGCTGTGATAGGAAACGCTGAATCTTACGGGCACGAGCAACAATCAATTTATCTTCAGGAGATAATTCTTCCATACCGAGAATGGCGATAATATCTTGCAAATCTTTATAGCGCTGCAAAATTCTTTGCACGCCGCGAGCTACGCGATAATGTTCATCACCAACAATTTTAGGATCCAAAATAGTGGAAGAAGAATCCAATGGGTCAACCGCTGGATAAATACCTAATTCAGTTAAAGCACGTGACAAAACGACAGTTGAGTCAAGGTGAGCGAAGGTTGTAGCAGGGGCTGGGTCTGTTAAGTCGTCAGCTGGAACATAAACCGCTTGAATAGAAGTAATGGATCCATCTTTGGTTGAAGTAATTCTTTCTTGTAGCTTACCCATTTCAGTAGCCAGCGTTGGTTGGTAACCGACAGCTGATGGCAAACGTCCAAGCAAAGCTGAAACTTCAGCACCGGCTTGAGTGAAGCGGAAAATGTTATCGATAAACAACAAAACGTCTTGCTTTTGTTCGTCACGGAAATATTCAGCCATACATAAACCAGTCAAGGCCACGCGAGCACGAGACCCAGGTGGTTCATTCATTTGTCCGAACACCATCGCTAGTTTGTCGATAACTTTAGCGTCTTTCATTTCATGATATAAGTCATTACCTTCACGAGTTCTTTCTCCGACACCAGCAAAGACTGACACACCGCCGTGAGCTTTAGCAATGTTGTTAATCAACTCTTGGATAACAACGGTTTTACCAACACCAGCTCCACCGAATAATCCGACTTTACCACCTTTTAGAATTGGGCAAATCAAGTCAATAACTTTAATACCAGTTTCTAGAATTTCAACTTTTGTAGATTGATCAACGAAGGCTGGAGCGTCACGGTGAATTGGATATTTCTTTTCAGTTACAACGTCTTCTCCGCCATCAATAACTTCACCTAGAACATTGAAAATTCTACCTAAAGTTTTTGCACCAACTGGAACGCTAATCGGAGCGCCGGTATCAGTTACTAAATCGCCACGCTTTAAGCCATCGGTTGTTCCCATGGCGACGGTCCTAACTGTATTAGTTCCCAAATGCTGAGCAACTTCTAAAGTTAAAAGCTCATCATTATTTTTTACAGTCAAAGCTGAATTTAATTCAGGCACGCCAGCACTAAATTCAACGTCAACAACTACACCGATAACTTGTTTAACAGAACCTTGATGTTGTTTATGTGTTGTCATATAAAAATTATTATTCTAAAGCGGCAACGCCAGCTGTAATTTCAGCAATTTCGCCGGTAATAGCAGCCTGCCTGGCTTTGTTATAAAATAAAGTTAATTCCGTTCCTAAATCTGAAGCAGCTTGAGTTGCTTGGTGCATGGCTGACATACGAGCACTGTGTTCTGAAGCAACTGATTCTAATAAAGCTTGATAAAGCTGCACTTCTAATAAGCGTGGTACAACGGCTTGCAAAACTATTTCTGGAGCTGGTTCAAAAACATATTCAAAACTAAAACCAGAACGGTGACTATGCTTAGCTGACTTATCCTTAGCCATCTCTTTACTAAGACCAATATGATCTTCGGTTTGAATAATGCCTAGATTATTATCAGCCGTATCTGTCATAACCGGTAAAATCTGACGGACGCGAGGGATTTGTTTAACAGCGTTAATAAAATCTGTATAAGCTACAAAAACTCTGTCGTATTGACCGGTTAAAAAACCATTACTTACAAAACTAATAATTGGCGAGACAGCCGCGGCGCTTAAGCCGGTTTCTGGATAAGGAAATTGAGCCACGATTTCACAAGTGTCGCCCAAAGATTCCCCTTTCTTACCAACTAAAATAACATCAGTAATAACATTTTTATCTGCCGCTAATTCACGAACCGCTGAAACAATTGAAGCATTAAACCCACCACATAAACCGCGATTAGAAGTTATAGCTACAATTGCTTGACGTTTTATTTCTTTACGACTAACCAATAAAGGATGAGTTGCAACATGAGCGGCACCTTGAGTTAAATTAAGCAAAGTTTCCCAGCTCAAGTTTGCATAAGTTCTAGTAGCCAAAGTTCCTTCAACGGCTTTGCGCATCTTAGCAGCCGCTACCATTTCCATGGCGCGAGTAATTTTTTTTGTATTTGCGACTGATTTTATGCGTCGTTGTATGTCCTTAGTGTTGGCCATAATTTAATTTTATAATTTTGTAGTTTTTAATTTTTAATTAGTTTTTAATGCTTTAATTTATAAATAATAATTTGAAATTAGAACATTAATTATAAAATTACAAAATTAAAAATTATAAAATTTACTCTTCTTTATTAATCAAATAATTCAAACTGATCTTAAAATCATTAATTGCCTCAGCTAATTCTTTTTCAACTTCCTCGATTAACTCACCGCTCTTTTCAATTTTTTCTAAAGACTCAGCGGCATTAGAATTCAAGAACTGTCTTAATTCAAGTTCAAAATTTTCAATCTTATCAACTGGAACATCGTCCATGAATCCATTAGTCAAAGACCAAAAAATTACCACCTGTTCAGCTACTGGAATTGGAGCATACTGACCTTGCTTAAAGACTTCATATAATCTTTTACCGCGTTCAAGTTTCTTTTTTGTGTCTTCATCTAAATCAGAACCGAATTGTGCAAAGGCAGCAAGCTCGCGATATTGAGCTGCTTCTAAACGAATCTTACCAGCCACTTTTTTCATAGCCTTAATCTGCGCAGCAGATCCGACACGAGAAACTGACAAACCGGCGTTAATAGCAGGACGGTTTCCTTGGTAGAACAAATCTGGTTCTAAATAAATCTGACCATCAGTAATAGAAATAACGTTGGTTGGAATATAAGCCGCAACGTCCCCCGCCTGAGTTTCGATAATAGGCAAAGCTGTAATTGAACCACCGCCAAAATCAGCGTTAAGACGACATGATCTTTCTAGTAAGCGAGAGTGAAGATAGAAAACGTCTCCAGGATAAGCTTCACGCCCTGGTGGACGGCGAAGTAACAAAGCAATTTCACGGTAAGATACAGCGTGCTTTGATAGGTCATCATAAACAACTAAGACATCTTTGCCTTTATCAAGGAAATATTCAGCCATAGCACAACCAGCATAAGGCGCGATATAAAGTTGTGGCGCAGGAGCACTCGCTCCAGCCAAAACAACAATCGTATAATCCATAGCTCCGGCTTCTTGTAATTTTGTTAAGATAGAAGCAACCTTAGATTCTTTCTGACCAATCGCGACGTAAACACAAATAACGTCTTTACCCTTTTGGTTGATGATTGTATCAATGGCGATTGCAGTTTTACCAAGCTGACGGTCGCCGATAATCAATT
Proteins encoded:
- the atpA gene encoding F0F1 ATP synthase subunit alpha — encoded protein: MSNTKDFIVEQIKERIGAFEPKVKEKNIGHVLKVSDGIAVVSGLGNVRMSEMIEFKTKNGPVRGVALNLEEDTVGSIILGNYEAIVEGAEVTATGRILEVPVGENLIGRVVNPLGEAIDGKGDLLAEVFYPIEKIAPGVITRQSVTKPLQTGIKAIDSMIPIGRGQRELIIGDRQLGKTAIAIDTIINQKGKDVICVYVAIGQKESKVASILTKLQEAGAMDYTIVVLAGASAPAPQLYIAPYAGCAMAEYFLDKGKDVLVVYDDLSKHAVSYREIALLLRRPPGREAYPGDVFYLHSRLLERSCRLNADFGGGSITALPIIETQAGDVAAYIPTNVISITDGQIYLEPDLFYQGNRPAINAGLSVSRVGSAAQIKAMKKVAGKIRLEAAQYRELAAFAQFGSDLDEDTKKKLERGKRLYEVFKQGQYAPIPVAEQVVIFWSLTNGFMDDVPVDKIENFELELRQFLNSNAAESLEKIEKSGELIEEVEKELAEAINDFKISLNYLINKEE
- the atpG gene encoding ATP synthase F1 subunit gamma; its protein translation is MANTKDIQRRIKSVANTKKITRAMEMVAAAKMRKAVEGTLATRTYANLSWETLLNLTQGAAHVATHPLLVSRKEIKRQAIVAITSNRGLCGGFNASIVSAVRELAADKNVITDVILVGKKGESLGDTCEIVAQFPYPETGLSAAAVSPIISFVSNGFLTGQYDRVFVAYTDFINAVKQIPRVRQILPVMTDTADNNLGIIQTEDHIGLSKEMAKDKSAKHSHRSGFSFEYVFEPAPEIVLQAVVPRLLEVQLYQALLESVASEHSARMSAMHQATQAASDLGTELTLFYNKARQAAITGEIAEITAGVAALE
- the atpD gene encoding F0F1 ATP synthase subunit beta encodes the protein MTTHKQHQGSVKQVIGVVVDVEFSAGVPELNSALTVKNNDELLTLEVAQHLGTNTVRTVAMGTTDGLKRGDLVTDTGAPISVPVGAKTLGRIFNVLGEVIDGGEDVVTEKKYPIHRDAPAFVDQSTKVEILETGIKVIDLICPILKGGKVGLFGGAGVGKTVVIQELINNIAKAHGGVSVFAGVGERTREGNDLYHEMKDAKVIDKLAMVFGQMNEPPGSRARVALTGLCMAEYFRDEQKQDVLLFIDNIFRFTQAGAEVSALLGRLPSAVGYQPTLATEMGKLQERITSTKDGSITSIQAVYVPADDLTDPAPATTFAHLDSTVVLSRALTELGIYPAVDPLDSSSTILDPKIVGDEHYRVARGVQRILQRYKDLQDIIAILGMEELSPEDKLIVARARKIQRFLSQPFSVAETFTGRPGKYVSLADTVRGFAEILDGQHDDKTENDFYMRGVVEEVGTDK